Genomic DNA from Clavibacter michiganensis:
TGCTCGGCCACCAGGTATTCGCCGGAAATCAGCCTGATGATTTCGCCATTGCGGGGCTGACTGCGTCGGCTCCACGGGTGCTCATGCTGGGGCTCGGTCTAGGAGGATCACTGCGTTCGATCCTCGCCGCCAATCCACGAACCCATGTGACGGCCCTCGATCTGTCTGAGCGGTCCCTCCGAATGAGCCGTGCGCTGCATGACCTCTACTTTCCCGAGGTGCACTACGACGAGATCGTAGGCGACGCGCAGTACGTAAGCGATCTGGTCGAGGGGAGCTTCGACGCGATTTGCATCGACATCTACAGTGACGAAGGCTACCCGTCCTTCGTAAGCCGATCGAGGTTCTGGGACGCGGTCAAGGCGATGCGCAGAGACAATTCCAGTCCGGTCATGTTCAATTCATGGGGACTCCCGACGCACCTTGGCTGGTCCGAGTGCTCATCCGATCAGACGACCGTCGCCTCCGCGATGCAGGACGCTCTCGGACCGTTGAGCGCACTACCCCACCGTCGGAACGTGACGCTTTCGACGCCCCTCCTGCGCCGGGGCGATATCGAATCCGTGAAGCCGGGCACCGCGGGGCCCCGTCCGCGGATCGACGCCATCCAGCTCAGGCTCCTCCGGCTGAGGGCTCGATGCTCAGCTTCCGTCCGATTCGAAGGCGGAACGGAGGCAGATGGTTCGTGGGACGGCACGAAGGCGAGCCTCAACTCCCTGATGCAGATCATGTGGCCGTCCGCGGTCGAGCGACTGTCGCGACTGGCCGATAAGCCGGGCCGCGCGTACGCCACTCTGGGGGAGATCATCGGAGACGATGCCGCGTTGGACGCGATCGCCTCATCTGCTACTCAGGAACTCCATTACTTCCTGCCCAACGTGGCGTCCAATTGGATCCACCAGCACGGGGTGATGCCCGAGTGGTACCGCCGGGCGACTATGAGGAACTTCTTGACCATGATCGAAGCGGATCGTGCGCAATTCATCCTGGGGTGGTTCACGCAATACGTTGCGATCCTCCTCAAGTGCCCGTCGGGTCTCGAGTCCAGTGTCAATCTGCTTGAATGGGTGTCGTCGGCTGAGGATGTGCTCGTCGCCCTTGAGATGAAGGAATAGGAATGAAAAGCGATATCATCGTCATAGACGACTTCTACAAGGATCCGGATTCGGTGCGAGCGATGGCGCTCGGCTCGGACTTCATGTCTGGAGCTGCTCACAACTACCCGGGCTGGCAGAGCACCGGGAGCTTCGCCGCGTCTCCGATCAAGGACGCGATCGAGAAGGCGATCGGCGCGGAGATCCTGGCGGATGGTGACCGATTCACCTGGGGCGCCTTCCGTTTGATCACGCACGAGACGGGCGCCAAGACCAAGGTTCACGCCGACAGCGGGTGCGATTGGGCAGCGATGGTATATCTGACGCCTTCGCTCCCGACGGGGACCGGCACCGGCTTCTACCAGCACCGCGAGACCAAGCTGTACGGTCCGCCCACCGACTCCGCCGCGCGTGACCTGGGGTACAGAAATGCGGAGGAGTTCGAGCGCGAAGTTGTCAGGCGCGACATGGCTGACCTCTCCAAATGGGACATAGACACCGTGGTCTCAGCGCGTTACAACCGTCTGGTTCTCTTTCGAGGCGGAAATTACTACCACGCTCCGATGGGCGGCGCGGGAGAAGTCGTCGAGACCGCGAGGCTCACGCAGAACTTCTTCTTCGACGAGGTCGTGAGATGACCAGCGGGGCAGCGCCGACGGCTCCGGACCCCTCCGGAGCCACCGTGCGAGAGCTCGTCAGTCTGCTGAGGCGAACTCCGCGAGCTCTGGAGATCGTGGAGCGCGATTTCTCCGGGATGGATCTCTCTGGGGTGTCGTTCATGGGCTGCACGGTCAGGGGGTGCTCGTTTGAACGAGCCGATCTACGCAAGACGAATTTCACGGAGGCCAGGATCGAGCGAAGCGAGTTCGTGCAGGCGAACCTCGTCCGGGCCAACATGCAGCGTGCTGTCATCGAGAACTGCGGTTTCGCTCGTGCCGACCTGAGGGAGGTCTTCGCGCCGACCGTGGAATTCCGCAGGTCTGATTTCACGGGCGCCAACTTCTGGGCAGCGAGGATACCCGTGTCCGCATTCGTGGACTGCTGGGTCGCGGATGAGCAGCATGCCCAGCTGGACAGCAGGGTTCAGGCAGGTGCGAAGTCATGAGGGACGGCATGATCGTCGTGGACGACTTCTATGCTTCCCCTGATTCGGTGCGGAAGTTCGCACTCGCGCAGGAGTACACCGATTTTGGGGGTGCGAAGGCGTTCCTCGGACGGGAAACGCTGTATCCCTATTTCGACGACAGCATGACAGCTCGATTCAGCGAGCTCGTCGGGACCCCGATTGTCCACAGCGAGAGGCAGGTGTACGGCAAGTTCCGTCTGGCTGGGGCCGACGAGAGCAGGCGGACAAAGGTGCACTTCGACCGATCAGCCTGGGCGGCGAACATCTATCTCACCCCGGGCCTCGACGCTTCGTGCGGTCTGGGCATATATCGGCACAGGGCGACCGGTCTCGAAGAGGTGCCGTCCGCGGAGCAGCTCGCGGACCTCGGCTTCGATTCGCTGAACGAATTTGACGCGACCGTGGTGGTGCCTGACAGCCTCGACCAGTCGAGATGGGAACTGATCGACATCATCGAGCCGACCTACAACAGGCTGGTCGTGATCCCGGGTTCGCGGTACTTCCATGCCGCGGAGAAGGGTTCCGGCGTGAATGTGGAAGAGGCGCGGCTCTCGCAGCACTTCTTCTTCCAGGCTCTCGATGACTGAGGGGTCCGAGGACCGTCTTCGCCTCCTGCTGGACTGGGCTGCCATGCGACTGGAGAGGGAGAGGGTGCCGAACGCCTTCGACAACGCTGTGTTCTCCATATCCAGGGCGCTTGTCCAGGACTCGTTCTCGGTCGTGAACCGTGATGCGGCCCTGGACGTCCTCGAGGAGCTGGTGACGGTCGAACGCGGTGCTTCCTCGAGTGAGAGGTTCGTCCCGCTCGCAAAGCGTCTCCTCGACGTGCACGGCTCCCGGGCTCTGCCGCCGCTGGGATATCTGCTCGGGCAGGGCGTGAACCGCAGCCCCACGTGGCGTGGTCGACAGATCTTCAAGTCCGTCTGGGACATGGCCATCTACAACGAGCTGCTGTTCGAATTGCGGCCGGGTGTCATCGTCGAACTCGGGAGCGGCGACGGGGCGAGCGCCGACTGGTTCTCGACCCTGGCTTCCGCGTTCTCCCTCGAGGCCGAGGTCGTGTCCTTCGACGCGTCCCCACCTGACACGCCGAGTGGAGCGGGCATGCAGTTCGTCAAGGCCCGGTTTCCCGAGGACACCGATCGTCTGATCTCCTGGACTGAGACGCTGGATCCCGGAAGGCCGTGGCTCGTAGTCGAGGACATGCACGTCGGCATCGAGATCGTGCTTCCCGCCATCGTGCGTGTCCTGCGGCCGGGTGATTACCTCGTCGTGGAGGACAGCGCCCACAAGCAGGACGTGATCCGCTCCTTGGCAGCTGGCGAGGTGGAGTTGGATGTCGACCAGTCCTACACGGACAGATTCGGGGTCAACGGGACGTCGGCCATGAACTCGATCCTCCGCGTTCGATGAACCATCCCGGCTCCCGTCCGTTGATAGCGGGATCGGCGCTCTCTCAGCTCGGGAACTGGGTGAACGTGACCGCGGTGATGATCCTCCTGCAGCAGGACCACGGTGCGGCTGCTGTCGCTCTCTACTTCCTGATCCGGACGGTTCCGCCGGTCTTGCTCGCCCGACCCATCGTGACCCTCGTCCCCGTGAGGCTCGTGGGAAGGTTCTGGGCGGGGAGCCAGGTCACCCTCGCCGTAACGATGGCGGGACTGGCGTTCGTGGCTGATGACGTAGTGGCGTTGCTTGTTCTCCTCGGTTTCGCTGGCGTCCTGCAATCCGTGGCGTCGTCGTGGCTGATGCAGATCGCCGAGACCGTGGCAGGAGAGGACCGGCGGTCCGTGATCACCGCCGTCTCGACGGGGACGAGCGTCGCTGTGGTCGCCGGGCCGTCGTTGGGGGGCGCATTGGCGTTCCTCGGGGGGCTCTTCCCTGTCTTCATGTTCGATGCCGCGACCTTCGTTGCGGCGATCCTCCTCGTGCCGTGGGCTCGGGCGACAGGGTTGCGTGCGTCGGGAACGCCGGCGACCGGCTATCGCAGCGCGTTGCGAGGCGTCGTGCGGTCGCTGTCGCCTCTGCATCCTGCTGGGAGTCCCGGGCTACGGTCACTCGCTCTCTTCTGGATACTCTTCGGGCTGTTCGGCGGAGTCCTGACGGTCACCGAGACCCCTGTCCTCTCGGACATGAAGGCCTTCGATGCCAATGAGATCGGCCTCACCATCAGCGCATACGGGCTCGGGGGGCTGCTGGTGTTCATCGCTTCAACATTCTTCGGGTTCAGCACGGATCGTCTGGCGTGCGCATCGGTGCTGGTGGTCGGCTTGGCCCTGTGGGCGGTGTTCGATGACGGAGTGGTCTACGCGGCGTTCTTCATCATCGGGTTGGGCTATTCGTTGGTGAACAGTGCCGTCCGGGTTTCTTTCGGCGATCTGTTCGCGACCTCGTCCACCCCGGTGAGCGAGTCCTGGGCATGGGTCAATCAGCTGTCGCTGCTGACGTCGGTCGTCTCGTATCTCACCGGTCTGATCTATTTCTCTCTGACCAGCCAGCCGGCGCCCATGTTGGTTCTGGTGGTGGCGCTCAGCGTCGTCTGCGCGGGCTGCGGCGTCGTGTGGGACAACCGCGCCAGGGCGTTGTCCTCCTTGTCCGACTCGTGAGCGCGCCTGCATGGCTCGCACTCGGCTGAGGTCACGCGGCGCGGCAGGTTGTGAACGCCATGCTGGATGGCGAAGGCCTCCGTGACGATGTGAGTCACTACACACGCATCTTCCACGGAGGTCATCGTGACTCACGCCGGTGATCCGTTCGCTCCGGCGGGGAGGCTTCGGCTTTCCCGTTCGATCGTCGCGGACGGGTGGCCGATCCGCCGCGCTGCGGAGCGGTTCCCGCGCTCGCCGGCGACTGCGTCGAGATGGGCTCGCGGGTATCGTGCGGGCTTGCCGATGACAGATGGCTCATCCCGCCCGCGCCGTCGACCGGCGCGCACGAGTCGGCGTCTCGAGCGGCATGTCGTCGCGATCAGATCCACCCGACGATGGGGCTCGCGCCGCATCGGGTGTCACGTCCGCCTCCCCCGCTCCACGACCGAACGGGTTCTGAATCGGTACCGGATGCCGCTTCTCGCGCAGCTGGATTGCGCGACGGGACTCCCCGTCCGACGCTCGCCCGCACGACGCTACGAGCACCCCTCGCCGGGAGAGCTGGTCCACGTCGACATCAAGGAGCTCGGCCGCATACCGGACGGCGGCGGGCATCGGATCCGGGGCCGGCAGGCGGACCGCAGGAACAGTCCCCGGACCGGACGGGGGTACTCGTTCCTGCACCACGCCGTGGATGATCGCTCCCGACTCGCGTACTCCGAGATCCTCACCGATGCGCGCAAGGAGACCGCTGCCGCGTTCTAGACCCGCACGAACGCGTTCCTCACCACGGCCGGCATCACCGTGACCCGTGTCCGGACGGGCAACGGGGCCTACTGACGCTCGAAGGGCTTCGCGCACGTGCCCGGCACATCGCTCACGAACGCACCCGCCCCTCCCGGCCCCAGACGAACGGGGAGGTCGAACGGTCCAACCGCACCCTCGCTGCAGAATGGGCCTACGCCCACCCCTGACGCACCGACGAAGTCCGAGCCACGACCTACGACACCTGGCCGCATCACTACGACCAGCACCGACCCCACATCGGCATCGGCGGGCGGACGCCCGCCGCCCGCGTTCACCACTTCACTGGGAACTACGGCCAGTCGTCGGTCGTGTGCGGGGTCGCGATGACCTGCACGGCGTCGGCGTAGACGATGCGACCCGGCGTCCGGGTGCGCAGCTCGTGCCAGGGGACGTCGTGCCGGTCGAGCAGGGCGAGGTAGTCGGCCGTGAACGCGAGGAGGTCCGTCGCGCTCGCCAGGTACCAGGCGCGGGCGCCCGGGTTCCTCACCCGGTCGTAGCAGTCGGGGTCGACGCTGCGCGGATCCGGGTAGGAGGCGATGGCGCGCGCGTTCACCGCGTCCATCCACTCGATCTCCTCCGTCGAGAGCCGGCCGCTCTGGCGCAGCCCGTCGGCGAGGGCGAAGACGCCGGGGAATGTCCCGCGGCGGTTGGGCGCGGCGCTCTGGAAGCGGACGTAGTCGGGCACGCGGCGATGCTAGGGACGACCGCCGTGGATCCGGCCGGGAGGGGGCGGAACGGACATCCGGGCGGCGCTGGGCGGACATCGGGGCGCCGTTCGCGGGATGGGAGGCTGGTGGGACGGTGCCGGGATCCGCCCGCGCATGAGACGGGAGACCCATGACCGCCGTGACCCTCATCCGCTCCGCCGCCCTCGCGGACGCCGCCGAGTACGCCTACGCCGCCACCGCGCCCGCCGACGCGCGGCTGATCTTCCTCGCGGGATCCTGCCCGCTCGATGAGGACGGCCGCACGGTCGGCGTCGGGGACCACGCCGCGCAGGCGACGCGCTGCGTCGAGAACCTGCGCGTCGCGCTGGAGGCCGCGGGCGCCACGCTCGCCGACCTCGTCAGCACGCGCGTGCTCGTGGCGTCGAGCAGGCAGGCCGACCTCGTGACGGCGTGGGAGGTCGTCCGCGACGCGCTCGCGCCGCACGATCCGCCGAGCACGCTGCTCGGCGTCACCGTGCTCGGCTACGACGACCAGCTCGTGGAGGTCGAGGCCGTCGCGGCAGTCGTCGACTGACCCCGGGTCGGGCGGGGATCGGAAAGCGCCGTCGCGGCAGTCGTCGACTGATCGCGGGTCGGGCGGGGATCGGAAAGCGCCGTCGCGGCAGTCGTCGACTGATCGCGGGTCGGGCGGGGATCGGAAAGCGCCGTCGCGGCAGTCGTCGACTGATCGCGGGTCGGGCGGGGATCGGAAAGCGCCGTCGCGGCAGTCGTCGACTGACCGCGGGTCGGGCGGGGATCGGAGCGCCGTCGCGGCGGTCGTCGACTGACCGCTCCGATCGCCGGGTCAGAGCGCGGAGGCGCGCCAGGCGTCCACCGCGGCGATGAGCTCCGCGCGGCGGTCGTCCGACAGGAACGACGCCTCGAAGGAGTTGCGGGCCAGGAGCGCCAGCGCGTCGTCGTCGAACGCGTGCGCCGCGCGCAGCTGCCGGAGGTTCTCGCCGAGGTAGCCGCCGAAGTAGGCCGGGTCGTCGCTGTTGACGGTCGCGAGCACGCCGCGCGCGAGGAGCTCGGGCAGCGCGTGCTCGTCGAGCGTCTCGTTGACGCCGAGGCGCACGTTCGAGAGCGGGCAGACGGTCAGCGGGATCCGGTCGGCGACGAGCCGGTCGACGAGCGCGGGATCCTCGAGGCAGCGCACCCCGTGATCCACCCGCTCCACGCGCAGCAGGTCGAGCGCCTCGTGGATGTAGGCGGGCGGCCCCTCCTCGCCCGCGTGCGCGACCGCGTGGAGCCCGAGCTGGCGGGCGCGCGCGAACACGTCGACGAAGAGCGACGGCGGGTAGCCGACCTCGGCCGAGTCGAGCCCGACGGCGAGCAGCTCGTGCGCGCGGCCGGCGACGGACTCGAGGGTCGCCATCGCCTCATCCACCGGCCGGTCGCGGAGGAAGCTGAGGATCAGCCCGCCCGAGATGCCGTGGCGCACGCGCGCGTCGCGGAGGGCGTCGAGCAGGCCGTCGAGCACGTCGTCGACGGGCACGCCACGGGTCGTGTGCGCCTGCGGGTCGAACGACATCTCCACGTGCCGGATCCCGTCGGCCGCCGCC
This window encodes:
- a CDS encoding class I SAM-dependent methyltransferase, encoding MADDLIADRPSRDGRSALLYDDLVSRQLDSVHSTASTLLGHQVFAGNQPDDFAIAGLTASAPRVLMLGLGLGGSLRSILAANPRTHVTALDLSERSLRMSRALHDLYFPEVHYDEIVGDAQYVSDLVEGSFDAICIDIYSDEGYPSFVSRSRFWDAVKAMRRDNSSPVMFNSWGLPTHLGWSECSSDQTTVASAMQDALGPLSALPHRRNVTLSTPLLRRGDIESVKPGTAGPRPRIDAIQLRLLRLRARCSASVRFEGGTEADGSWDGTKASLNSLMQIMWPSAVERLSRLADKPGRAYATLGEIIGDDAALDAIASSATQELHYFLPNVASNWIHQHGVMPEWYRRATMRNFLTMIEADRAQFILGWFTQYVAILLKCPSGLESSVNLLEWVSSAEDVLVALEMKE
- a CDS encoding DUF6445 family protein, which encodes MKSDIIVIDDFYKDPDSVRAMALGSDFMSGAAHNYPGWQSTGSFAASPIKDAIEKAIGAEILADGDRFTWGAFRLITHETGAKTKVHADSGCDWAAMVYLTPSLPTGTGTGFYQHRETKLYGPPTDSAARDLGYRNAEEFEREVVRRDMADLSKWDIDTVVSARYNRLVLFRGGNYYHAPMGGAGEVVETARLTQNFFFDEVVR
- a CDS encoding CmcI family methyltransferase; this encodes MTEGSEDRLRLLLDWAAMRLERERVPNAFDNAVFSISRALVQDSFSVVNRDAALDVLEELVTVERGASSSERFVPLAKRLLDVHGSRALPPLGYLLGQGVNRSPTWRGRQIFKSVWDMAIYNELLFELRPGVIVELGSGDGASADWFSTLASAFSLEAEVVSFDASPPDTPSGAGMQFVKARFPEDTDRLISWTETLDPGRPWLVVEDMHVGIEIVLPAIVRVLRPGDYLVVEDSAHKQDVIRSLAAGEVELDVDQSYTDRFGVNGTSAMNSILRVR
- a CDS encoding RidA family protein, with the protein product MTAVTLIRSAALADAAEYAYAATAPADARLIFLAGSCPLDEDGRTVGVGDHAAQATRCVENLRVALEAAGATLADLVSTRVLVASSRQADLVTAWEVVRDALAPHDPPSTLLGVTVLGYDDQLVEVEAVAAVVD
- a CDS encoding pentapeptide repeat-containing protein; this encodes MRELVSLLRRTPRALEIVERDFSGMDLSGVSFMGCTVRGCSFERADLRKTNFTEARIERSEFVQANLVRANMQRAVIENCGFARADLREVFAPTVEFRRSDFTGANFWAARIPVSAFVDCWVADEQHAQLDSRVQAGAKS
- a CDS encoding adenosine deaminase is translated as MISTLPPTAELHLHVEGTLEPELVFELAERNGVELPYAGIEDLRSRYAFTDLQSFLDLYYACTAVLRTRRDFHDLAAAYLERAAADGIRHVEMSFDPQAHTTRGVPVDDVLDGLLDALRDARVRHGISGGLILSFLRDRPVDEAMATLESVAGRAHELLAVGLDSAEVGYPPSLFVDVFARARQLGLHAVAHAGEEGPPAYIHEALDLLRVERVDHGVRCLEDPALVDRLVADRIPLTVCPLSNVRLGVNETLDEHALPELLARGVLATVNSDDPAYFGGYLGENLRQLRAAHAFDDDALALLARNSFEASFLSDDRRAELIAAVDAWRASAL
- a CDS encoding DUF6445 family protein, translating into MRDGMIVVDDFYASPDSVRKFALAQEYTDFGGAKAFLGRETLYPYFDDSMTARFSELVGTPIVHSERQVYGKFRLAGADESRRTKVHFDRSAWAANIYLTPGLDASCGLGIYRHRATGLEEVPSAEQLADLGFDSLNEFDATVVVPDSLDQSRWELIDIIEPTYNRLVVIPGSRYFHAAEKGSGVNVEEARLSQHFFFQALDD
- a CDS encoding MFS transporter, with amino-acid sequence MNHPGSRPLIAGSALSQLGNWVNVTAVMILLQQDHGAAAVALYFLIRTVPPVLLARPIVTLVPVRLVGRFWAGSQVTLAVTMAGLAFVADDVVALLVLLGFAGVLQSVASSWLMQIAETVAGEDRRSVITAVSTGTSVAVVAGPSLGGALAFLGGLFPVFMFDAATFVAAILLVPWARATGLRASGTPATGYRSALRGVVRSLSPLHPAGSPGLRSLALFWILFGLFGGVLTVTETPVLSDMKAFDANEIGLTISAYGLGGLLVFIASTFFGFSTDRLACASVLVVGLALWAVFDDGVVYAAFFIIGLGYSLVNSAVRVSFGDLFATSSTPVSESWAWVNQLSLLTSVVSYLTGLIYFSLTSQPAPMLVLVVALSVVCAGCGVVWDNRARALSSLSDS